The Carnobacterium divergens nucleotide sequence ATTGCCACCACAATATTTATTAATCATTGCAACTGTACGGTTTAATAAGTTGCCTAAGTCGTTAGCTAAGTCATAGTTCACGCGAGAAACAAAATCTTCTGGTGTAAATACGCCATCGCTACCAAATGATACTTCACGCATTAAATAATAACGTAAGGCATCTAAGCCAAAGTGTTCTACTAGCATATCTGGATAAACAACGTTTCCTTTGGATTTAGACATTTTGCCATCTTTCATTAACAACCAACCATGTCCAAAAATTTTCTTTGGTAATGGCAATTCTAGTGCCATCAACATAATTGGCCAATAGATTGTATGGAAACGAACGATTTCTTTTCCAACCATATGGACATCAGCTGGCCAATATTTATCAAACAACTCTGTGTCCTCGCTGCCATAACCTAGTGCAGTGATGTAATTTGCTAACGCGTCAATCCAAACGTAAATAACGTGCTTTGGATTACTTGGTACTTTTACCCCCCATGAAAAAGTTGTGCGTGAAACAGCTAAGTCTTCTAAGCCTGGCTTAATGAAGTTATTGATCATTTCATTTTTGCGTGATTCTGGTTGGATAAAATCAGGATGTGCTTCGTAGTACGCTAATAAACGATCAGCGTATTTGCTCATTCTAAAGAAATAAGACTCTTCTTTAACCAGTTCCACTTCATGGCCACTAGGCGCTTTCCCACCGATTACATTGCCATCAGCGTCGCGATACACTTCAGCTAGTTGCGTTTCTGTGAAGAATTCTTCATCTGAAACAGAGTACCAACCTACATATTCATCTAAGTAAATATCTCCTTGTGCTAAGAAACGTTCAAAAATATCTGCAACGGCCTTTTCGTGAGCAGGATCGGTTGTACGAATAAATTTATCGTTGGTAATTTCTAATAATTCCCATGTTTTTTTCATATCTGCTGCCATATCGTCCACGTATTGTTGTGGTGTGATTCCTAGTTCTGCAGCTTTATTTTCAATTTTTTGGCCATGTTCATCGCTGCCTGTTAAATAAAAGACATCGAAGTCCTGCATTCTTTTATAGCGTGCCATCACGTCACAAGCAATGGTTGTGTAGGAGTTTCCAATATGCAATTTTCCACTTGGATAATAGATGGGCGTTGTAATATAAAAAGGTTTTTTTTCAGTCACGTAAAGTGCCTCCTTGATTGATTTTTAAATTTTTCGTCAAAATTCCTATTCTTGGATAGTATAACATAAATTCCATTGACTTAGGGGGATAAGTTGTAAGAAACCTTTAGAATTAAGCGTTTAAATAGAAAAAAAGTTGAGCCTATCCTTTAGAGATAAGTTCAACTTTTAGATTTTTATTTATTTTTTGACCGGCATAAATGGATGTAGCATTGCAGCAAAATTCCCCACTGTTGTTGTTTGCAATACCACATGTCCTGGTCCAGTAACAACTGTGTCAAATAGACCTTCGCCACCGAAAACCATGTTTTTGATTCCTTTAACTGTTTGAGTGTCTAATGAACAGCTTTCATCCATCATTGCAACTAAACCTGTATCACAAACTAAACGCTCTCCTTGAGCAAGATCGTAATGAATAGCACTTCCATCAATTTCTAAAAAAACTGTTCCTGGTCCAGTGATTTTTTGCATGACAAAACCTTCGCCACCAAATAAACCTGAGGATACTTTTTTCTGGAAGAATACACTTAATTCAACGCCTTCTGTTGAAGCAAGAAAGGCCGATTTCTGAGCAACAATACTTTCTCCAGCACCTAATTCTTTTGCTACAATACTTCCTGGAAAGGAAGAAGCAAAGGCAATCTTACCTGCTGAATTCGCTTTGTAGCGACTTAAAAATAGACTTTCTCCTGAAAACATTCTGCCTAGCATTTTTTTAGCTCCGCCACCTGTGGTTGTTTCCGTTACGATATCTCCTAATATCCAACTACGATCGCCATTCTCACTGACCATAACCTCCCCTTGTTCTAGGTCACAAATAACAACTGGTAATGTATCGCCTTCAATACTGTATTTCATTTTAAATTCTCTCCTTTTTATCTATGTATCTCGTTATCAAATAACAGATATTATTATAGCATTACACCTCATTAAAATCACGTGTATTATCCTTAAAAAAATACTATTTATTGCTTTGATGAAAGATTCTTGACAATTTCATAAAGAAATGATTATATTCACTCCACTGCTCTATAAACCACTTCATTACTGATTTTTATGTTATACTATCTTCTATATAAATTCACGAGAAAGAAGGGATGTAGATGTCTTTAATTGTATTAATCGGTGCTCAAGCTGTCGGGAAAATGACTGTTGGAAAAGAATTAGAGAAACAAATTGAGGCAAAATTATTATTCAATCATCAAACGATTGATTTATTTGCTACTTATTTAGGTTATACCAACGACACGTTTGCGTTATCTTCTAATGTGCGAAAAGACCTTTTTAAAGCATTTGTAAAAAACAAAGGAAACAATGCTACAAATTCTATTATTTTTACGGTGTTAATCCAATTTGACCAACCTGATGATATTGATTTTCTAACCGAAATTAGCTCGCTCTTTTTAAATGAAGGGGAGTCGGTTTATTTTATTGAATTAACTACTGATTTAGACGAGCGGTTAAAACGCAATGTTCATGAAGAACGTCTTCTTGAAAAACCTTCGAAAAGGAATCTTGAATTTTCGAAGAATGAGTTGCTAGCGGATATGAAGGAGCATCGGATGGTAAGCAATGAAAATGAGTGGAATGAATTGTTTCCCAATGTGCACTCTCTTAAATTAGACAATACTTTTCTTTCCCCTACAGAAACAGCCTCTCAGATTGTGGCTTATTTCCAATTAAAGTAACTGTTAAATAAATACAAATTCCCAAGCTGTTCCAATACTTTAATGGAATGGCTTGGGAATTTTTTTATTGCTCATTTTTTTCGATTTTATTGAACTTACTTCTTTATCAATTGATGACGCATTATTTTTCCCGCAGCATTGCGAGGTAATTCAGATAATTCATAATATTTTTTTGGCAGTTTATAGGAAGCGAGTTTTTCCTGACAAAATTCTTGAATTTTTGTGAAATCAACGAGTTGATCTTTTTCAAAAACAAGATAGGCAACTGGAATTTGATCCCATATTTGATCTTCTTCCCCTACCACAACGACTTCTTTGATTGCTGGATGTTCCAATAAACAATGCTCGATTTCACTAGGGTAAATATTTTCGCCACCTGAAATAATCAAGTCCTTTAAACGATCTACTACAAAAAGATAGCCTTCATCATCTAAATAACCGATATCCCCTGTTTTAAACCATGAATCTAAGGGGAATTCTGGTTGGTTTAAATAACCTATTGTGATATTGGGTGCTTTTAAGTAAATTTCGCCTTTTTCATAAGGGGCACAAATTTCAGCACCCTCTTTACTAATTTTCAATTCTACTGGAAAAAGTGGCAAACCTGATGAACCAATTTTCGCTGTCGCCACTTGGCTGTTTAACGCGACGACTTGAGAAGCTGTTTCTGTCATACCGTACGATTGGATAACTGGAATTTCTTTTTTGACACATGTTTCAAGCGTTTGGGGATCAATGGGGCCTCCTCCTAATAACATGCATCTAAAATCAGGGTGATACTGTGCCTCTTCTAAATCTGCCACTAACCGTTTTAACATGACGGACACAACAGAAATAATTGTACATTCGCCATTTTTTAAATAATGGTTGATTGTTGGCGCCTCAAAATGCTCCATTAAGTAGACTGGCATGCCGTAAATCAAGCTTCTCATCATAATTGAAAATCCGCTGATATGAAACAAGGGAACTGCACACAACCAACTGTCTTTGTCTGACAAACCT carries:
- the metG gene encoding methionine--tRNA ligase → MTEKKPFYITTPIYYPSGKLHIGNSYTTIACDVMARYKRMQDFDVFYLTGSDEHGQKIENKAAELGITPQQYVDDMAADMKKTWELLEITNDKFIRTTDPAHEKAVADIFERFLAQGDIYLDEYVGWYSVSDEEFFTETQLAEVYRDADGNVIGGKAPSGHEVELVKEESYFFRMSKYADRLLAYYEAHPDFIQPESRKNEMINNFIKPGLEDLAVSRTTFSWGVKVPSNPKHVIYVWIDALANYITALGYGSEDTELFDKYWPADVHMVGKEIVRFHTIYWPIMLMALELPLPKKIFGHGWLLMKDGKMSKSKGNVVYPDMLVEHFGLDALRYYLMREVSFGSDGVFTPEDFVSRVNYDLANDLGNLLNRTVAMINKYCGGNVPTYQGDVTAFDASLKALSEEVVTNYQKEMDNMQFSTALSEVWRLISRANKYIDETEPWKLVKDETKQADLNSVMVHLAESLRVAATLLQPFLTHAPKEIFTQLGVTGDVAGSFEMVQFGSFPAGIEVVAKGTPIFPRLDLEEEVAYIKEQMSGKTATDQDEAEEDENMWNPENTELVSAKDKEIKYEDFDKVELKVAEVIDCRKVEGADKLLKFRLDAGDKDHRQILSGVAEWYPNPEELIGKKVVIVANLKPRKMRGEISQGMILSAEKDGKLQVIEAPLEAENGSEVA
- a CDS encoding AIM24 family protein, yielding MKYSIEGDTLPVVICDLEQGEVMVSENGDRSWILGDIVTETTTGGGAKKMLGRMFSGESLFLSRYKANSAGKIAFASSFPGSIVAKELGAGESIVAQKSAFLASTEGVELSVFFQKKVSSGLFGGEGFVMQKITGPGTVFLEIDGSAIHYDLAQGERLVCDTGLVAMMDESCSLDTQTVKGIKNMVFGGEGLFDTVVTGPGHVVLQTTTVGNFAAMLHPFMPVKK
- a CDS encoding AAA family ATPase, which codes for MSLIVLIGAQAVGKMTVGKELEKQIEAKLLFNHQTIDLFATYLGYTNDTFALSSNVRKDLFKAFVKNKGNNATNSIIFTVLIQFDQPDDIDFLTEISSLFLNEGESVYFIELTTDLDERLKRNVHEERLLEKPSKRNLEFSKNELLADMKEHRMVSNENEWNELFPNVHSLKLDNTFLSPTETASQIVAYFQLK
- a CDS encoding o-succinylbenzoate--CoA ligase; the encoded protein is MENWLTKRVLLSPHKPALVFENKTLTFSELQKNVLQTAGKLKTVGIDKTTKIAILGKNNATFYVLILALQQLGATIVFLNNRLTTSELSYQIKDAKCQMTLYDSTYSAKMKDFPKEQTYSFSQIETLIPADFQPVLTFELNQVTTIMYTSGTTGRPKGVQQTFNNHWWSAVGSALNLGLSDKDSWLCAVPLFHISGFSIMMRSLIYGMPVYLMEHFEAPTINHYLKNGECTIISVVSVMLKRLVADLEEAQYHPDFRCMLLGGGPIDPQTLETCVKKEIPVIQSYGMTETASQVVALNSQVATAKIGSSGLPLFPVELKISKEGAEICAPYEKGEIYLKAPNITIGYLNQPEFPLDSWFKTGDIGYLDDEGYLFVVDRLKDLIISGGENIYPSEIEHCLLEHPAIKEVVVVGEEDQIWDQIPVAYLVFEKDQLVDFTKIQEFCQEKLASYKLPKKYYELSELPRNAAGKIMRHQLIKK